A genomic stretch from Erigeron canadensis isolate Cc75 chromosome 9, C_canadensis_v1, whole genome shotgun sequence includes:
- the LOC122583165 gene encoding uncharacterized protein LOC122583165 — protein MDSEQKDQIQRQDLIMQMQSPQPQRNQEVQLQASRDIAIVTAAKVKQLARELKSVKAELAFAKERYSQLEEENKMLREAREGDNLDDEDMIRVQLETLLAEKGRLAHENAVYSLENRYLREIAEFHRLNMQDVVYLDESEKEVEVTQANNLLPNETSQNSVETSSPNSNRSE, from the exons ATGGATAGTGAACAAAAAGATCAGATTCAAAGGCAAGATCTTATAATGCAAATGCAATCTCCTCAGCCGCAGAGGAACCAAGAAGTTCAACTACAAGCTTCTCGCGAC ATAGCAATTGTAACAGCTGCTAAGGTAAAACAACTTGCTCGGGAGCTTAAATCTGTGAAGGCGGAATTAGCATTTGCAAAGGAACGATATAGTCAGctagaagaagaaaataaaatgcttcGTGAAGCTCGTGAAGGAGACAACCTTGATGATGAAGACATG ATACGGGTTCAGCTAGAGACATTATTAGCAGAGAAGGGGCGTTTGGCACACGAGAATGCAGTATATTCGCTTGAAAACAGATACTTGAGGGAAATAGCTGAATTCCATCGACTCAACATGCAGGATGTAGTGTATTTGGATGAAAGCGAGAAAGAGGTTGAGGTTACACAGGCTAATAACCTCTTACCCAATGAGACCTCCCAAAATTCAGTGGAGACCTCGTCGCCTAATTCTAACAGATCAGAATAG
- the LOC122581556 gene encoding calcium-binding protein CAST-like — translation MQTPTQIQKPTPIIPTTKTTNILQKSISNSNSFHLRSPSLNSLRLRRIFDLFDTNHDSFITVDELTRALSLLGLDTNTSDLETIIKSYVQPGNTGLMYDEFVKLHRSINDMFFGCDDVVELIGSKEEQEEADLTEAFKVFDENGDGFISANELQMVLGKLGFSEANEMARVKMMISSVDLNHDGRVDFSEFKDMMRVLQ, via the coding sequence aTGCAAACACCAACACAAATACAAAAACCAACACCAATAATCCCTACAACCAAAACTACCAATATTCTTCAAAAATCCATCTCCAATTCAAACTCATTCCACCTTCGTTCCCCAAGCCTCAACTCTCTCCGTCTACGTCGAATATTCGACTTATTCGACACAAACCACGACTCTTTTATAACCGTAGACGAGCTCACACGTGCCTTGTCTCTTCTAGGCCTAGATACCAACACATCCGACTTAGAAACCATCATTAAATCCTACGTACAACCCGGAAACACCGGTCTGATGTACGATGAATTTGTCAAGTTACATAGATCaataaatgacatgttttttGGTTGTGATGATGTTGTAGAACTTATAGGAAGCaaagaagaacaagaagagGCGGATTTGACCGAAGCGtttaaggtgtttgatgaaaatgGTGATGGATTTATTTCGGCTAATGAGTTGCAAATGGTTCTTGGGAAACTTGGGTTTAGTGAAGCTAATGAAATGGCTAGAGTTAAGATGATGATTTCTTCGGTTGACTTGAACCATGATGGACGCGTTGACTTTTCTGAGTTTAAAGACATGATGCGTGTTCTTCAATAA
- the LOC122583164 gene encoding uncharacterized protein LOC122583164, translated as MLGAHGGDGDGRDPHRSWWKKISGCKNSGSKKTPPPPRGAAKNLKLEAALKKNGGPLPMYFDYKSKTFQSIGDYGAMYKSLLGSLIGDVPQYYESWDDVPESMRDHILEEVQRYFVMDQYLELDEDDPTRKAAKLAFRADAASIYRQRKSKFKSQHFTARGGVGSADTLQTAPPTGMDPEEWGKLLSFYTRDDRVKRAETNKTNRSKQAVGTQGRRSISLAHDRALAKHHNEKKEGPPPTWESTWAATHRLQPPEVAVYT; from the exons atgctaggagcTCACGGCGGCGACGGCGATGGGAGGGATCCGCACCGATCGTGGTGGAAGAAAATATCAGGCTGCAAAAACAGCG GCTCGAagaaaacaccaccaccaccaagaggGGCAGCCAAAAATCTAAAACTTGAGGCTGCCTTGAAGAAAAATGGAGGCCCGTTACCCATGTACTTCGACTACAAATCAAAGACCTTTCAGTCGATCGGGGACTACGGGGCTATGTACAAATCTTTGTTAGGCTCGTTGATCGGAGATGTCCCCCAGTACTACGAGTCATGGGACGATGTGCCTGAGTCTATGAGGGACCATATTTTGGAGGAAGTACAG CGCTATTTTGTGATGGACCAGTACTTAGAGCTTGATGAGGACGACCCCACCCGGAAGGCAGCAAAACTGGCTTTCCGTGCTGATGCAGCTAGCATATATAGGCAGagaaagtcaaaattcaaatctcAGCATTTTACAGCACGGGGGGGTGTAGGCTCAGCAGATACCCTGCAGACAGCACCGCCAACTGGTATGGACCCGGAAGAGTGGGGAAAACTATTGAGTTTCTATACGAGGGATGACCGGGTGAAGCGGGCCGAGACAAACAAGACAAACCGGTCCAAACAGGCGGTGGGGACTCAGGGTCGGCGATCTATTTCTCTTGCCCACGATCGGGCGTTG GCCAAGCACCATAACGAAAAGAAGGAGGGGCCACCCCCCACGTGGGAGTCGACTTGGGCGGCAACCCACAGACTACAACCTCCGGAAGTTGCGGTATATACATAA
- the LOC122582268 gene encoding unknown protein 1 has protein sequence MDTKANLDQLVVTANLSVKKLDKNVAVMETDNVVDLPSTPLSPITPDSNKENSDLVSSFMSPMSLASLPASMGVYMNEDSDDTPGTPKDSVFDPFAPGPDKMVLAPVSMKYFEESRNYVARRLNFNSVMTKKDCEKRAGVVERCIEDDLLLEAVYDSLLEVIICKQAEDMVAEMSVFVDSSPDAVKTPPFATRLTGIADACPGAPLKAGKKSRKIDLGLCRKLEFDL, from the coding sequence atggatACAAAGGCTAATTTGGATCAATTAGTAGTCACTGCAAATCTTTCTGTAAAGAAATTGGATAAAAATGTCGCTGTTATGGAAACCGACAACGTTGTTGATCTGCCGTCGACTCCTTTGAGTCCCATAACTCCAGATTCGAATAAAGAAAATTCGGATTTGGTGTCTAGCTTTATGTCCCCAATGTCGTTGGCATCTTTGCCTGCGAGCATGGGGGTGTATATGAACGAAGATAGTGATGACACCCCGGGTACCCCAAAAGACTCTGTTTTTGACCCGTTTGCTCCTGGGCCCGATAAGATGGTACTGGCACCTGTTTCCATGAAATATTTTGAAGAATCACGgaattatgttgcaaggaggCTGAATTTTAATTCTGTTATGACGAAAAAGGACTGTGAGAAGCGTGCAGGTGTCGTTGAGCGTTGTATTGAGGATGATCTGTTGTTGGAGGCTGTTTATGATTCTCTTTTGGAAGTTATTATTTGTAAGCAGGCAGAGGATATGGTTGCTGAGATGTCAGTTTTCGTTGACTCGAGTCCTGATGCAGTCAAGACTCCGCCTTTTGCCACTCGGCTTACTGGTATTGCAGACGCTTGCCCTGGTGCTCCTTTGAAAGCAGGTAAGAAATCAAGAAAGATTGATCTCGGGTTGTGCAGAAAGCTTGAGTTTGATTTATAA
- the LOC122581555 gene encoding uncharacterized protein LOC122581555 → MDVDGTLPAEPLDPLARCCLCCRVLPSEVETVRDIEAINVCADCKYLFLENRRTPQRYSSSLDSIQNMLSQQFRDAISDHGSQSRDWTGSDTESDGFDSVLGEGNIFSYAANVSDSDASVDSLLDNSVPAAHPNARSYVDSETDDDQFEGVEGGESLLGSLGGRIQLHRSLATNGRNLPADWLSEILSDEGIRNIERRRLFGILEEQETLRGDYVDAEADISRRGALPTALLFVKNLQLVAVDKELVCVICKDNACVGTVMNKLPCGHVYHPSCIMPWLNVRNTCPLCRYELPTDYEKERGADEYIFPVAHSASSGVKWWFVAAPLVSVVAMGVVVWLRSGVFDGQRDVRSSGRWWPLL, encoded by the coding sequence ATGGACGTGGATGGCACATTACCTGCAGAACCCTTGGATCCCTTAGCGAGGTGCTGCTTGTGTTGTAGAGTCCTTCCATCTGAGGTCGAGACCGTTAGGGACATTGAAGCTATCAATGTATGTGCAGATTGTAAGTATTTGTTTCTTGAGAATCGTAGAACCCCACAGAGGTATTCGAGCAGTCTAGATTCCATCCAAAATATGTTGTCACAACAGTTCCGAGATGCAATCTCTGACCATGGCAGTCAATCAAGAGACTGGACAGGATCTGATACAGAAAGTGATGGTTTTGATTCTGTTCTCGGGGAGGGTAATATCTTTTCGTATGCTGCAAATGTAAGTGATTCCGATGCTTCTGTTGATAGTCTTCTTGATAATAGTGTGCCTGCTGCTCATCCAAATGCAAGAAGTTATGTTGACAGTGAAACAGATGATGATCAATTTGAAGGAGTTGAAGGTGGTGAAAGCCTGCTTGGAAGTTTAGGGGGCAGAATTCAACTGCATAGATCATTAGCAACCAACGGAAGAAATCTCCCAGCTGATTGGCTTAGCGAGATTCTTTCTGATGAGGGTATAAGAAATATTGAAAGGAGACGACTTTTTGGCATCTTAGAAGAGCAAGAAACATTGCGTGGAGACTACGTTGACGCCGAGGCCGACATTTCTCGGAGAGGAGCACTTCCTACCGCTCTTTTGTTTGTGAAGAATCTTCAGCTAGTGGCTGTAGATAAAGAATTAGTATGTGTGATTTGTAAGGATAACGCGTGTGTTGGTACTGTAATGAACAAACTTCCTTGTGGTCATGTGTACCATCCTTCGTGCATTATGCCATGGTTAAATGTGCGGAATACTTGTCCGCTATGTCGATATGAGCTCCCAACGGATTATGAGAAAGAACGGGGTGCAGATGAATATATCTTTCCTGTAGCTCACAGTGCGAGTTCAGGGGTAAAATGGTGGTTTGTAGCGGCTCCACTGGTGAGTGTGGTGGCTATGGGTGTCGTAGTGTGGTTGCGAAGTGGCGTATTTGATGGTCAAAGAGATGTCAGAAGCAGCGGGAGATGGTGGCCTCTGCTGTAA